One Myxococcus xanthus genomic window carries:
- a CDS encoding molybdenum cofactor carrier protein: MRRPRRIIGVFGSGKEDHAERVIPLVRWIAEAGFDLLTGAGSGVMRTAADAFVQVAYRHGISIGIVPGTVEGGEYRPRSGYPNPNVELPIYTHLPLSGEQGTEPLSRNHINVLTPHALVSLPGGAGTVAEAVLALRYGKPVILYGPPESFRRFPAELERTDSLERVAEFLRAAVRDPLRLAMP, translated from the coding sequence ATGCGCAGGCCACGGCGGATCATCGGTGTCTTCGGTTCTGGCAAGGAGGACCACGCGGAGCGGGTCATCCCGCTGGTCCGGTGGATCGCCGAGGCGGGCTTCGACCTGCTCACGGGGGCGGGCAGCGGGGTGATGCGGACGGCGGCGGATGCCTTCGTCCAGGTGGCGTACCGGCACGGCATCTCCATTGGCATCGTCCCAGGCACGGTGGAGGGCGGCGAGTACCGGCCCCGTTCGGGCTACCCCAATCCCAACGTGGAGCTGCCCATCTACACGCATCTGCCGCTCAGCGGAGAGCAGGGGACGGAGCCGCTCAGCCGCAATCACATCAACGTGCTCACGCCGCACGCCCTGGTGTCACTGCCCGGGGGCGCGGGCACGGTGGCCGAGGCGGTCCTGGCCCTGCGTTATGGCAAGCCGGTCATCCTCTACGGACCGCCGGAGTCGTTCCGGCGCTTCCCAGCGGAGCTGGAGCGGACGGACTCACTGGAGCGGGTGGCCGAGTTCCTCCGGGCCGCGGTGCGTGATCCACTCCGCCTGGCCATGCCGTAG
- a CDS encoding lantibiotic dehydratase: MKGWTLFPHLVVRTTGFPFDWLERLGCPEAARAARQLASARRELEALKAQGPRVKRPSRAVLSALKAGRPVDIEGMESPELFAEWNDRARAAQEAEATFHAAMKQESLAVEDALRALRQEPRFLEAVASSSPPVARDLLEGRDGARLRRQVASYLQRMCAKNETMGFFGPINYGRADAAAPTGVTLRWSGPEVLTGRNTFAASWLVQGLVRAIAFDPEVAAWLVLRRKAFAEVPSRKTLPAPESAEALLPRLVEAVDGTRTLAGLASSLGVAPGMAREAARMGCEKGLLTHQLEVPAATHHPVDDLAERVAGLPCSAARRHVEGLSALLALMAGYGAADAAGKMALQAAFAKRANEQWGVAPPSERGPASESHNFYQDRLALREECGGDLRLEAGGERARELVTRLEPALAWMGAAARRTREAARTTVAELVGARTVPFWKVAAAYSDRPVPLDGSVAEVLAGAVGDASARCADLGLVTPPSLDGDAKALSLVTSIDLLVGARDVEAWSRGEYELVMGDVHDTALVWGWALQFHEARGRVESAMVRALGALSRPVPLVTVLASRRTGLLPSEFPGPVVELGGVSARASAWRLPLDDLFVESDGTRARLVSKRLGSEVCLYNGELDSLVHTAFSLPRIRPLRVSLGEHTPRLTLGGVVVQREQWRLSQAEREALLAGRDDSARLRAAVSVWSERGMPDCVFAKFKDERKPVLVDVRSPPLLRVFLNLLEQKEEVILSEMLPSPDQLWLRSASGGRHTVELRCTLMWGSESAAGARE, encoded by the coding sequence ATGAAGGGCTGGACCCTCTTCCCTCACCTCGTGGTTCGCACCACGGGTTTTCCCTTCGATTGGCTGGAGCGGCTGGGGTGCCCGGAGGCCGCACGGGCCGCGCGCCAACTGGCCTCGGCGCGGCGGGAGCTGGAGGCGCTGAAAGCCCAGGGCCCTCGGGTGAAGCGGCCATCGCGCGCGGTGCTGTCGGCCCTGAAGGCCGGGCGCCCGGTGGACATCGAGGGAATGGAGTCTCCCGAGCTGTTCGCTGAATGGAACGACCGTGCCCGGGCCGCGCAGGAGGCGGAGGCCACCTTTCATGCGGCGATGAAGCAGGAGTCCCTGGCGGTGGAGGACGCGCTGAGGGCCCTGCGGCAGGAGCCGCGCTTCCTGGAGGCGGTGGCCAGCTCCAGCCCCCCCGTGGCGAGAGACCTGCTGGAGGGGCGAGACGGCGCGCGGTTGCGGCGGCAGGTGGCCAGCTACCTGCAACGCATGTGCGCGAAGAACGAGACGATGGGCTTCTTCGGTCCCATCAACTACGGCCGCGCGGACGCGGCGGCGCCGACGGGTGTGACGCTGCGTTGGTCCGGGCCGGAGGTGCTCACGGGGCGGAACACCTTCGCGGCGTCGTGGCTGGTGCAGGGACTGGTTCGCGCCATCGCCTTCGACCCCGAGGTCGCCGCGTGGCTGGTGCTGCGTCGCAAGGCCTTCGCGGAGGTGCCATCGCGCAAGACGCTGCCCGCGCCGGAGAGCGCGGAGGCGTTGCTGCCCCGGCTGGTGGAGGCGGTGGATGGAACGCGCACGCTCGCGGGGCTCGCATCATCGCTGGGCGTGGCCCCGGGCATGGCGCGCGAGGCTGCGCGGATGGGCTGCGAAAAGGGACTGCTGACGCATCAGCTCGAGGTGCCCGCGGCCACGCATCACCCGGTGGACGACCTGGCCGAGCGCGTTGCGGGCCTGCCGTGTTCCGCGGCCCGGCGGCACGTGGAGGGCTTGAGCGCGCTGCTGGCGTTGATGGCCGGGTATGGCGCCGCGGATGCCGCGGGGAAGATGGCGCTCCAGGCCGCCTTCGCGAAGCGCGCGAATGAGCAGTGGGGCGTGGCGCCGCCTTCCGAGCGTGGGCCCGCGTCGGAGTCGCACAACTTCTACCAGGACCGGTTGGCGCTCCGGGAGGAGTGCGGCGGTGACCTGCGGCTGGAGGCCGGAGGTGAGCGGGCGCGTGAGCTGGTGACGCGCCTGGAGCCCGCGCTGGCGTGGATGGGAGCGGCGGCGCGGCGGACCCGGGAGGCCGCTCGCACCACCGTGGCGGAGCTGGTGGGGGCGCGCACGGTGCCGTTCTGGAAGGTGGCGGCCGCGTACTCGGACCGGCCGGTGCCGTTGGATGGCTCGGTGGCGGAGGTGCTGGCTGGCGCAGTGGGAGACGCGTCCGCGCGCTGCGCGGACCTGGGCTTGGTGACGCCGCCGTCGCTGGACGGAGACGCGAAGGCGCTTTCGCTCGTGACGTCCATCGACCTGCTCGTGGGGGCCCGGGACGTGGAGGCCTGGAGCCGAGGTGAGTACGAGTTGGTGATGGGCGACGTGCACGACACGGCGCTGGTGTGGGGCTGGGCGCTCCAGTTCCACGAGGCGCGCGGCCGGGTGGAGAGCGCCATGGTGCGGGCGCTCGGCGCCTTGAGCAGGCCGGTGCCCCTGGTGACGGTGTTGGCGTCGCGGCGCACGGGCCTGCTTCCGTCGGAGTTCCCGGGGCCCGTGGTGGAGCTGGGCGGTGTCAGTGCCCGCGCCTCCGCGTGGCGGCTGCCGCTGGATGACCTGTTCGTGGAGAGTGATGGAACGCGGGCGCGGCTGGTGTCGAAGCGGCTGGGCTCCGAGGTGTGTCTCTACAACGGTGAGCTGGACAGTCTGGTGCACACCGCCTTCTCCCTGCCGCGCATCCGTCCGCTGCGCGTGTCGCTGGGCGAGCACACGCCTCGGTTGACCCTGGGCGGTGTCGTGGTGCAGCGCGAGCAGTGGCGGCTGTCGCAGGCGGAGCGGGAGGCGCTGCTCGCGGGCCGCGATGACTCGGCGAGACTTCGCGCGGCGGTGAGCGTGTGGAGCGAGCGCGGGATGCCGGACTGCGTCTTCGCGAAGTTCAAGGACGAGCGAAAGCCGGTGCTGGTGGACGTGCGCAGCCCGCCGCTGCTCCGCGTGTTCCTCAACCTGCTGGAGCAGAAGGAGGAGGTCATCCTGTCGGAGATGCTGCCCTCGCCGGACCAGCTCTGGCTGCGAAGTGCCTCGGGTGGGCGCCATACCGTGGAGCTCCGTTGCACGCTGATGTGGGGCTCGGAGTCCGCTGCCGGAGCGCGGGAATGA
- a CDS encoding tetratricopeptide repeat protein, which translates to MSPPFARPRELAVTVETSLPAALPSHAIEVDVGVALPVAFGGLRQVLRACEAAAPQVVHTLSRAHPSEWNRLFPGAIDGVPDLGDLALTPSERRLHRESEQMFWVLNVAAKAIVETLRASGRPLVLHGAGECDLVSLRAVMRAAEWSRLEGLHGTLLFTGWNVRRPHGAESFESRRQAYLDALCDRMRAPRVPTPGPVSSRALEAPVDLEGRYLQVAVDAAQAPETRVAAAILAIRSCFFTTNYEGAMLAAEQGLSVLAANTDAALASRVVQAWETLDTGFATPAIEIDRASLGDVEELKALFARSMGVVHVYTGAHDAAMEAFGRGLACRIPPELVARLHMFRALTLTKRFGQLPNARTEVAAGLAALERSTSPDRALQEGWLRNVCALTWFLERKLDMALVEEKQAMRCVGDLHDASATHLKINLISNASYLQETARQFGDAISTWRRFEKISESWGVNFAKHHRYRLAGLELAAGERDAAVAHFTEAFANADALGDSFHRQVIAAELGRLFLDEQQPAVAVDWFARAEEHARAIGDPLKTAESLAGQAVAAGRTDWSEAVRCAEASTTWPKQTEALKAALAQGDAKAVHEALPRARTKLNRPFDPVNLY; encoded by the coding sequence GTGAGTCCCCCCTTCGCGCGTCCCCGCGAGCTGGCTGTCACCGTGGAGACGTCGCTGCCCGCCGCGCTGCCCTCGCACGCCATCGAAGTAGACGTGGGGGTGGCCCTGCCTGTCGCGTTCGGTGGGCTGAGACAGGTCCTTCGCGCGTGTGAAGCCGCCGCGCCCCAGGTCGTCCACACCCTGTCCCGCGCCCATCCCTCCGAATGGAACCGGCTGTTTCCCGGCGCCATCGACGGCGTGCCGGACCTCGGTGACCTGGCGCTGACGCCCTCCGAGCGCCGCCTCCACCGCGAGTCGGAGCAGATGTTCTGGGTCCTCAACGTGGCCGCGAAGGCCATCGTGGAGACGCTGCGCGCCAGCGGCCGGCCCCTGGTGCTCCATGGCGCGGGCGAATGTGACCTGGTGAGCCTGCGCGCGGTGATGCGGGCGGCCGAGTGGAGCCGCTTGGAAGGGCTGCATGGCACCCTGTTGTTCACCGGGTGGAACGTGCGCCGGCCCCATGGCGCGGAGTCCTTCGAGTCCCGGCGGCAGGCCTACCTGGATGCGCTGTGCGACCGGATGCGTGCGCCCCGCGTGCCGACGCCCGGTCCGGTGTCATCGCGCGCGCTGGAAGCGCCGGTGGACCTGGAGGGGCGCTATCTCCAGGTCGCCGTGGACGCGGCCCAGGCGCCCGAAACACGGGTGGCCGCCGCCATCCTCGCCATCCGGAGCTGCTTCTTCACCACCAACTACGAAGGCGCCATGCTGGCCGCCGAGCAGGGGCTGTCGGTGCTGGCGGCGAACACGGACGCGGCGTTGGCGTCTCGCGTGGTCCAGGCCTGGGAGACGCTGGACACGGGCTTCGCCACGCCCGCCATCGAGATTGACCGCGCCAGCCTGGGTGACGTCGAGGAGCTGAAGGCCCTGTTCGCGCGCAGCATGGGCGTGGTCCATGTCTACACCGGCGCGCACGACGCGGCGATGGAGGCATTCGGGCGAGGGCTGGCGTGCCGGATTCCTCCTGAACTGGTGGCGCGGCTGCACATGTTCCGCGCGCTCACCCTGACGAAGCGCTTCGGACAGCTTCCCAACGCGCGGACGGAGGTGGCCGCGGGACTGGCCGCGCTGGAGCGCAGCACATCGCCGGACCGGGCGCTCCAGGAGGGCTGGCTGCGCAACGTCTGCGCGCTGACGTGGTTCCTGGAGCGCAAGCTGGACATGGCGTTGGTGGAGGAGAAGCAGGCCATGCGCTGCGTGGGGGACCTGCACGACGCCAGCGCCACGCACCTGAAAATCAACCTCATCTCCAACGCCAGCTATCTGCAGGAGACGGCGCGGCAGTTCGGCGATGCCATCTCCACGTGGCGCCGGTTCGAGAAGATCAGCGAGAGCTGGGGCGTGAACTTCGCCAAGCACCACCGCTACCGCCTGGCGGGGCTGGAGCTGGCCGCTGGCGAGCGTGACGCGGCGGTGGCCCACTTCACCGAGGCGTTCGCCAACGCCGATGCGCTGGGTGACTCGTTCCACCGGCAGGTGATTGCCGCGGAGCTGGGACGCTTGTTCCTGGACGAGCAGCAGCCCGCTGTCGCCGTGGACTGGTTCGCTCGCGCGGAGGAGCATGCGCGCGCCATTGGGGACCCGCTGAAGACGGCGGAGAGCCTGGCTGGACAGGCCGTGGCGGCTGGACGCACGGACTGGTCAGAGGCGGTGCGGTGCGCGGAGGCGAGCACGACGTGGCCGAAGCAGACGGAGGCGCTGAAGGCCGCGCTCGCACAGGGAGATGCGAAGGCGGTCCACGAAGCGCTGCCTCGCGCCCGGACGAAGCTCAACCGCCCGTTCGACCCGGTGAACCTGTACTGA
- a CDS encoding lantibiotic dehydratase has product MSEPWTLGEVFVLRHAGFPFDWLESLGMSQAVLDDVARLLEAEDALVDAVRAEKGASGAQALLDALSQGREPRIDARLGPSCQDAWARYQERRESVQAGYTAERKTLRRQLRERAADPAIQEAVFLSSPAMFDNVWVRYLRGGERPDTSDARRVERQVYTYLQRFCAKNETTSFFGPISYGERTTEDGYDVRTVPSGNTRRRTFFSFWAVTELARAVGRERTLRPHLPLRLNPLFTVTPGRARCEPLKLDVALSPEAEHLLSVLREHPTPAEAARVLGLPVVDVERQALPLVKTALLLWGLPFRPNDFSTFESVRDAVAALPDLEARTRWLERFETLARLKADFESGDLAQRRELLPRLEAAFTEVTGKPARRGDGQVYADRLILYEEASSPFRLRFGAAFTAELEAALTGALELSAAYGEKVQQGFREQVRDALGPDAGPMDLLDYAVRLRPDGVTGSRFSPVPPVMLESEEGRARTLPVDFLGTSTPGGRYALPDVCLAAKPDGSGFEVMLARVHHHLLLWSWLSAFQPERERYASVASRWLEQDAAARGLVGLAIRRRNKGFYVYPGRRLVYSVSDVLDVDEGALTPGDVKVLPTREGPVLVDGQGERLSLYLPLDDFSSYPPFAALAHSQVLHAPLRTQGSHLPRLSVGGAVYQRERWNLAAERLGRPAGFELFLAVQRERRAGGWPRFVFMRSSKERKPYLIDTASPFAVDLLSHLARDAERLSVEEMYPAPEQLWLKDARGRYTCELRMQFTRWSEVPA; this is encoded by the coding sequence ATGAGCGAGCCCTGGACGTTGGGCGAGGTATTCGTGCTGCGGCACGCGGGCTTTCCCTTTGACTGGCTGGAGTCGCTGGGGATGTCTCAGGCGGTGCTGGATGACGTCGCCCGCTTGCTCGAGGCCGAGGACGCGCTCGTGGACGCCGTGCGCGCGGAGAAGGGCGCGTCCGGCGCGCAAGCCCTCCTCGATGCGCTGTCCCAGGGGCGGGAGCCCCGAATCGACGCACGGCTGGGGCCCTCGTGTCAGGACGCATGGGCTCGCTACCAGGAGCGTCGCGAGTCCGTTCAGGCGGGTTACACCGCGGAACGAAAGACACTGCGACGGCAACTGCGAGAGCGAGCCGCGGATCCCGCCATCCAGGAGGCCGTGTTCCTCTCCAGCCCGGCGATGTTCGACAACGTCTGGGTGCGCTACCTGCGCGGCGGGGAGCGGCCGGACACGTCCGATGCACGCCGGGTGGAGCGGCAGGTCTACACCTACCTCCAGCGCTTCTGCGCGAAGAACGAGACAACCAGCTTCTTCGGCCCCATTTCCTACGGCGAGCGAACCACCGAGGACGGCTACGACGTGCGCACGGTGCCCAGCGGAAACACGCGCCGCCGCACGTTCTTCTCCTTCTGGGCGGTGACGGAGCTGGCTCGCGCGGTGGGGCGGGAGCGCACGCTGCGCCCGCACCTGCCGCTGCGCCTCAATCCGCTCTTCACGGTGACACCGGGCCGCGCACGCTGCGAGCCGCTGAAGCTGGACGTCGCCTTGTCACCCGAGGCGGAGCATCTGCTCTCCGTGCTGCGCGAGCATCCCACACCCGCCGAGGCGGCCAGGGTGCTTGGCCTTCCCGTCGTGGACGTCGAGCGCCAGGCGCTGCCGCTCGTGAAGACCGCGTTGTTGCTCTGGGGCCTGCCGTTCCGGCCGAACGACTTCAGCACATTCGAGAGCGTGCGGGACGCGGTGGCGGCGCTCCCCGACCTGGAGGCGCGCACACGCTGGCTGGAGCGGTTTGAGACCCTGGCGCGTCTCAAGGCGGACTTCGAAAGTGGAGACCTGGCCCAGCGGCGCGAGCTGCTGCCGCGCCTGGAGGCTGCCTTCACGGAGGTCACGGGCAAGCCCGCGCGCCGAGGTGACGGACAGGTCTACGCGGACCGGCTCATCCTCTACGAGGAGGCGAGCTCGCCTTTCCGGCTGCGCTTCGGCGCGGCCTTCACCGCGGAGCTGGAGGCGGCGCTGACGGGCGCGCTGGAGCTGTCGGCCGCCTATGGCGAGAAGGTGCAACAGGGCTTCCGGGAGCAGGTCCGCGACGCACTGGGCCCGGATGCGGGCCCCATGGACCTGCTGGACTACGCCGTGCGGCTGCGGCCCGATGGCGTCACGGGCAGCCGCTTCTCGCCCGTGCCGCCGGTAATGCTGGAGTCCGAGGAGGGCCGCGCGCGGACGCTGCCCGTGGACTTCCTGGGCACGTCCACGCCGGGCGGGCGCTACGCCTTGCCGGACGTGTGCCTCGCCGCGAAGCCGGACGGAAGCGGCTTCGAGGTGATGCTGGCGCGGGTCCACCACCACCTGCTGCTGTGGAGCTGGCTGAGCGCGTTCCAGCCCGAGCGGGAGCGGTACGCCTCGGTGGCTTCGCGTTGGTTGGAACAGGACGCCGCGGCGCGGGGGCTCGTGGGGCTGGCCATCCGCAGGCGCAACAAGGGCTTCTACGTCTATCCGGGACGGCGGTTGGTGTACTCGGTGTCGGACGTGCTGGACGTGGACGAGGGGGCCCTGACGCCGGGGGACGTGAAGGTCCTTCCCACGCGTGAAGGCCCGGTGTTGGTGGACGGGCAGGGGGAGCGGCTGAGCCTGTACCTGCCGCTCGATGATTTCTCGTCCTATCCACCGTTCGCGGCGCTGGCGCATTCCCAGGTGCTGCACGCGCCGCTGCGGACGCAGGGCAGTCACCTGCCGCGGCTCAGCGTGGGTGGCGCGGTGTACCAGCGCGAGCGCTGGAACCTGGCGGCGGAGCGGCTGGGAAGGCCCGCGGGCTTCGAGCTCTTCCTCGCCGTGCAGCGGGAGCGGCGCGCGGGTGGGTGGCCTCGCTTCGTGTTCATGCGCAGCTCGAAGGAGCGCAAGCCGTACCTCATCGACACCGCGAGCCCCTTCGCCGTGGACCTGCTGTCACATCTGGCTCGGGACGCGGAGCGCCTGTCCGTGGAGGAGATGTACCCGGCACCGGAGCAGCTCTGGCTGAAGGACGCGCGGGGCCGCTACACCTGCGAGCTGCGGATGCAGTTCACCCGCTGGAGCGAAGTACCGGCCTGA
- a CDS encoding NAD(P)/FAD-dependent oxidoreductase, giving the protein MILGAGVVGLSAARRLSALGASVTVLDAVDPGGRGSRAAAGVAIPSVRLFDDPVMLAFARAGRGTLAEDLASLPGGDQLRRGNGILRVVADAKARDALAAKAVADAEGLGTWRDAASLVSLEPALEGTPLFGAFETDQGHLVDTDGYVDALLKAAAHVGVRLRLGVAARSVSESSTGVEVQTEGETLRADQLLVCAGPWSAGVEGLPSLPLKPLRGQMLVVHQPGLHLTRVVSGPSYLAPWRSGEIVVGATEEDAGFVEQVTPAGLLHLSATVAKLAPRLRDARFVRAWAGLRAATPDGHPYIGRHPGTRRTYVATGLGGQGILTGAHTGALLAELVAHGHCAAAEPFSPARITDGSPLATR; this is encoded by the coding sequence TTGATTCTCGGAGCCGGTGTCGTGGGCCTTTCGGCCGCGCGCCGGCTTTCTGCTTTGGGCGCGAGCGTCACGGTGCTGGACGCCGTGGATCCGGGAGGCCGGGGCTCGCGCGCCGCCGCCGGAGTCGCCATTCCGTCCGTGCGGTTGTTCGATGACCCGGTGATGCTGGCGTTCGCCCGGGCAGGCCGCGGCACGTTGGCGGAGGACCTGGCCTCGCTTCCGGGTGGCGACCAGCTTCGCCGAGGCAACGGCATCCTCCGCGTCGTCGCGGACGCGAAGGCGCGCGATGCGCTGGCGGCGAAAGCGGTGGCGGACGCGGAAGGACTGGGCACCTGGCGGGACGCCGCGAGCCTGGTGTCGCTCGAGCCCGCGCTGGAAGGTACGCCGCTGTTCGGTGCCTTCGAGACGGACCAGGGCCACCTCGTGGACACGGATGGCTACGTCGACGCGCTCCTGAAGGCCGCTGCCCACGTGGGCGTGCGGTTGCGGCTGGGCGTGGCCGCGCGCTCCGTTTCCGAATCCTCCACGGGGGTCGAGGTCCAGACGGAAGGGGAGACGCTCCGGGCGGACCAGTTGCTCGTGTGCGCGGGGCCCTGGTCGGCGGGCGTGGAGGGGTTGCCTTCGCTGCCGTTGAAGCCCTTGCGTGGGCAGATGCTGGTGGTGCACCAGCCGGGATTGCACCTGACGCGCGTCGTCTCAGGGCCTTCGTACCTGGCGCCGTGGCGCTCGGGCGAAATCGTCGTGGGGGCGACGGAGGAGGACGCGGGCTTCGTGGAGCAGGTGACGCCCGCGGGCCTGCTGCACCTCAGTGCCACCGTCGCGAAGCTGGCGCCGCGACTGCGTGACGCCCGGTTCGTCCGCGCATGGGCGGGGCTTCGGGCCGCGACGCCGGATGGCCACCCGTACATCGGCCGTCATCCCGGCACCCGGCGCACCTACGTCGCCACGGGGCTGGGTGGCCAGGGCATCCTGACCGGTGCGCATACCGGTGCCTTGCTCGCGGAGCTCGTGGCGCACGGCCATTGCGCCGCCGCCGAGCCGTTCTCGCCCGCGCGTATCACCGACGGTTCTCCGCTCGCAACGCGCTGA